The following coding sequences lie in one Micromonospora sp. R77 genomic window:
- a CDS encoding MarR family winged helix-turn-helix transcriptional regulator, producing MDQNAFDDPRITAVGLLVEAHAGLFARFAAQYEEHGLSPVEFEVLTRLVRSPGNQLRMTDLAAQTSLSTSGVTRVVDRMERDGLLRRRACPSDRRSSYAVVTRAGMERLEETLPGHLQIIEQWFTGQLAPAALDALLDGLRRVRDAVHPGATAGSTDPAPTDESTCPKP from the coding sequence GTGGACCAGAACGCGTTCGACGACCCCCGGATCACCGCCGTCGGCCTCCTCGTGGAGGCACACGCCGGCCTGTTCGCCCGGTTCGCCGCCCAGTACGAGGAACACGGCCTCTCCCCGGTGGAGTTCGAGGTGCTGACCCGGCTCGTCCGTTCGCCCGGGAACCAGCTGCGGATGACCGACCTCGCGGCCCAGACCTCGCTCTCCACCAGCGGTGTCACCCGGGTGGTGGACCGGATGGAACGTGACGGACTGCTCCGCCGCCGGGCCTGCCCCTCCGACCGCCGCAGCTCGTACGCGGTGGTCACCCGGGCCGGCATGGAACGACTCGAGGAGACCCTGCCCGGGCACCTGCAGATCATCGAGCAGTGGTTCACCGGCCAGTTGGCGCCGGCCGCGCTCGACGCCCTGCTCGACGGCCTCCGCCGGGTCCGGGACGCGGTCCACCCGGGCGCGACCGCCGGCAGCACCGATCCCGCCCCGACCGACGAGTCCACCTGCCCGAAGCCCTGA
- a CDS encoding RNA polymerase sigma factor produces the protein MWRTSGEQWDFDVVYRRQWGPLVRFAYVTTESLAHAEEVVQDVFVQLYRHRDTVERPEAWLRHAVANRVTSWVRRRQVERRHRQQLGAATHVPAVTLEFVAMLAPLSPRQRAALFLRYHEDLSEQEIATVLGCRPGTVKSLINRALARLRERLNHNA, from the coding sequence GTGTGGCGAACATCAGGCGAGCAGTGGGACTTCGACGTCGTCTACCGCCGGCAGTGGGGTCCGCTGGTCCGCTTCGCCTACGTGACCACGGAATCGCTGGCTCACGCTGAGGAGGTCGTACAGGACGTCTTCGTGCAGCTCTACCGGCACCGGGACACCGTGGAGCGTCCCGAGGCGTGGTTACGCCACGCGGTGGCGAACCGGGTGACCTCCTGGGTACGGCGGCGCCAGGTGGAACGCCGTCACCGGCAACAGCTCGGGGCAGCGACCCACGTGCCCGCGGTGACGCTGGAATTCGTCGCGATGCTGGCCCCCCTGTCCCCGCGTCAACGCGCGGCTCTGTTCCTCCGCTACCACGAGGATCTCTCCGAGCAGGAGATCGCCACCGTGCTCGGCTGCCGGCCGGGCACCGTCAAGTCGCTGATCAACCGTGCCCTGGCACGACTGCGCGAAAGGCTGAACCACAATGCGTGA
- a CDS encoding acyl-CoA dehydrogenase family protein — MDFRLSEEQEALRESVREFAREVVAPTIAEHYEKHTFPYEMVRQMGKMGLFGLPFPEEHGGMGGDYFALCLALEELARVDSSIAITLEAAVSLGAMPIYRFGTPEQQAQWLPKLLSGEALAGFGLTEPGTGSDAGGTQTRAVLDETTGEWVINGSKAFITNSGTDITALVTVTAVTGTRPDGSKELSTIIVPSGTPGFTVAPAYSKVGWNASDTHELTFDDCRVPAANLLGERGRGFAQFLRILDEGRIAIAALAVGLAQGCVDESIKYAKERHAFGQPIGNYQAIQFKIADMELKAHTARLAYYDAAARMLAGEPFKRQAAIAKLHASTIAVDNAREATQIHGGYGFMNEYPVARFWRDSKILEIGEGTSEVQRMIIARDLGV; from the coding sequence ATGGACTTCCGGCTCAGCGAGGAACAAGAGGCGCTGCGGGAGAGCGTGCGGGAATTCGCCCGCGAGGTGGTCGCCCCGACCATCGCCGAGCACTACGAGAAGCACACCTTCCCGTACGAGATGGTCCGGCAGATGGGCAAGATGGGGCTGTTCGGCCTGCCCTTCCCGGAGGAGCACGGCGGCATGGGCGGCGACTACTTCGCGCTCTGCCTGGCCCTGGAGGAGTTGGCCCGGGTCGACTCCAGCATCGCGATCACGCTGGAGGCGGCGGTCTCCCTCGGCGCGATGCCGATCTACCGGTTCGGCACTCCGGAGCAGCAGGCGCAGTGGCTGCCCAAGCTGCTCAGCGGTGAGGCGCTCGCCGGCTTCGGGCTGACCGAGCCGGGCACCGGGTCGGACGCCGGTGGCACCCAGACCCGTGCCGTGCTGGACGAGACGACCGGCGAGTGGGTGATCAACGGGTCGAAGGCGTTCATCACCAACTCCGGCACCGACATCACCGCCCTGGTCACCGTCACCGCGGTCACCGGCACCCGGCCGGACGGCTCGAAGGAGCTCTCCACCATCATCGTGCCGTCGGGGACGCCCGGCTTCACGGTCGCGCCGGCGTACTCGAAGGTCGGCTGGAACGCCTCGGACACCCACGAGCTGACCTTCGACGACTGCCGGGTCCCGGCGGCGAACCTGCTCGGCGAGCGCGGCCGGGGCTTCGCCCAGTTCCTGCGCATCCTCGACGAGGGGCGGATCGCCATCGCCGCCCTGGCCGTGGGCCTCGCCCAGGGCTGCGTCGACGAGTCGATCAAGTACGCCAAGGAGCGGCACGCCTTCGGCCAGCCGATCGGCAACTACCAGGCGATCCAGTTCAAGATCGCCGACATGGAGCTGAAGGCGCACACCGCGCGGCTGGCCTACTACGACGCGGCGGCCCGGATGCTCGCCGGTGAGCCGTTCAAGCGGCAGGCCGCCATCGCCAAGCTGCACGCCAGCACCATCGCCGTGGACAACGCCCGCGAGGCCACCCAGATCCACGGCGGCTACGGCTTCATGAACGAGTACCCGGTGGCCCGCTTCTGGCGGGACTCCAAGATCCTGGAGATCGGCGAGGGCACCAGCGAGGTGCAGCGCATGATCATCGCCCGCGACCTCGGGGTCTGA
- a CDS encoding acyl-CoA carboxylase subunit beta, translating to MTLDGEALEQLRKRARAGGADKYHAANAAKGKLFARERVSLLVDEGSFVEDGLYANAMAEGLPADGVVTGTATIDGRPVCLMANDSTVKAGSWGARTVEKIIRIIERAYSTGVPMVYLVDSAGARITDQVDLFPGRRGAGKIFWNQVRASGSIPQVCALFGPSAAGGAYIPAFCDVVAMVDGNASMYLGSDRMVEMVTGEKTTLEAMGGAKVHCAESGVGHFLCKTEADALDVVKTYLSYLPGNWQQQPPAVAPVPASEKVDLAALVPASERQAFDMRRYVKGLLDEGSFFEIQALWAKELTIGFGRLNGEVVGVVGNNSMFKGGVLFVDSADKATRFVQLCDAFNVPLLFLSDVPGFMVGSAVEKQGIIRHGAKMITAISEATVPKICVVVRKAYGAGLYAMAGPGFEPDATIALPTAKIAVMGAEAAVNAVYANKIAAIEDEAERAAFVAAKREEYERDIDVVRLASELVIDAIVEPHELRAELVRRFTAARTKDRHFSRRRHGVTPV from the coding sequence GTGACGCTCGACGGTGAGGCACTGGAGCAGCTGCGTAAGCGGGCCCGGGCCGGTGGTGCGGACAAGTACCACGCGGCGAACGCCGCCAAGGGCAAGCTCTTCGCCCGCGAGCGGGTCTCGCTCCTGGTCGACGAGGGCTCCTTCGTCGAGGACGGCCTCTATGCCAACGCGATGGCCGAGGGCCTCCCCGCCGACGGCGTGGTCACCGGCACCGCCACCATCGACGGCCGGCCGGTCTGCCTGATGGCGAACGACTCCACGGTCAAGGCCGGCAGTTGGGGCGCGCGTACCGTCGAGAAGATCATCCGGATCATCGAGCGGGCCTACTCGACCGGCGTGCCGATGGTCTACCTGGTCGACTCGGCCGGTGCCCGGATCACCGACCAGGTCGACCTCTTCCCCGGTCGGCGCGGCGCCGGCAAGATCTTCTGGAACCAGGTCCGCGCCTCCGGCTCGATCCCGCAGGTCTGCGCGCTGTTCGGGCCGAGCGCCGCGGGCGGGGCGTACATCCCGGCGTTCTGCGACGTGGTGGCCATGGTGGACGGCAACGCCAGCATGTATCTCGGCTCCGACCGGATGGTCGAGATGGTCACCGGGGAGAAGACCACCCTGGAGGCGATGGGCGGGGCCAAGGTGCACTGCGCCGAGTCCGGCGTCGGGCACTTCCTCTGCAAGACCGAGGCCGACGCGCTCGACGTGGTGAAGACCTACCTGTCGTACCTGCCGGGCAACTGGCAGCAGCAGCCGCCGGCCGTCGCGCCGGTGCCGGCGTCCGAGAAGGTCGACCTGGCCGCGCTGGTCCCGGCCAGCGAGCGGCAGGCGTTCGACATGCGCCGGTACGTCAAGGGCCTGCTCGACGAGGGCTCCTTCTTCGAGATCCAGGCGCTCTGGGCCAAGGAGCTGACCATCGGCTTCGGCCGGCTGAACGGCGAGGTCGTCGGCGTGGTCGGCAACAACTCGATGTTCAAGGGCGGCGTGCTCTTCGTCGACTCGGCCGACAAGGCGACCCGGTTCGTGCAGCTCTGCGACGCGTTCAACGTGCCGCTGCTCTTCCTGAGCGACGTGCCCGGGTTCATGGTCGGTAGCGCGGTGGAGAAGCAGGGCATCATCCGGCACGGCGCCAAGATGATCACCGCGATCTCCGAGGCGACCGTACCCAAGATCTGCGTGGTGGTCCGCAAGGCGTACGGTGCCGGCCTCTATGCGATGGCCGGGCCCGGCTTCGAGCCGGACGCGACGATCGCGCTGCCCACCGCGAAGATCGCGGTGATGGGCGCGGAGGCCGCGGTCAACGCCGTCTACGCCAACAAGATCGCCGCGATCGAGGACGAGGCCGAGCGGGCCGCCTTCGTCGCCGCGAAGCGCGAGGAGTACGAGCGGGACATCGACGTCGTCCGGCTCGCCAGCGAGCTGGTGATCGACGCGATCGTCGAGCCGCACGAGCTGCGCGCCGAACTGGTCCGCCGGTTCACCGCCGCCCGCACCAAGGACCGGCACTTCTCCCGGCGCCGGCACGGCGTCACCCCGGTCTGA